In Stigmatopora argus isolate UIUO_Sarg chromosome 10, RoL_Sarg_1.0, whole genome shotgun sequence, the following proteins share a genomic window:
- the wdr62 gene encoding WD repeat-containing protein 62 isoform X2: MFDSDYYVFDWRFETVFLCICCDRVDRLVDDWWIEGLCECLEISKVFTLAMLEKCLAVDKAKNGNMAESEDGAGSFRVVKTDFAAATKSRQSSRKTSKSRVALEKVLGVSTSSSSALASDPNSGLVAYLAGCVVVLLHPQLKTQRHIVNTSRKPFSAMAFSGDGKHLVTGESGHLPRVRVWPSDGGVETASVQNHKCAVSCVAFSPDGAYVVSVGSAYDMTVCVWDWKKGSVLASNKVSSGVSAVSFSEDGGYFVTAGKRHVKFWYLDTSRERQVNGTVPLMGRPALLGERQEAVFVGVACGRGPSAPFTYAVTESGLLCRFDAERRLEAWVPLEAACARSMAAGNDRVFCGCSDGLVRVFEPMDLRYVATLPCPHRLGASPGPPDAVALTFNPALHHLTCVFSDRSLYVWDVSQPRVAAAVHSAVYHGASVWSLQVCPSPSSSFLTCSSDGTVRQWRPDLSGEDLLRTFSGEDGCRTELRVLALSPDGRRLATGDRRGTLRIYDWESPERPVKIEAHDSEILALDFSPAWAGGRLLASAGRDRLVRVFDADADYRPERTLGDHSAAVLAVKFAGGGARLRLVTCGADKSIYFYSCRRTGRALSLDRTRHLVEKTALHDMDLAASQMRVAVACQDRTVRLYDAMTGKLSKCLRGLKGAPLKVRLDPSGSLLAVGCADKNICVLDIRSGEHLATLAGHSEPVSCLSFSVDGRFLASASGDGCVSVWRLELPGGGGAADAEERPRETSALIRRETFLVKPAHRTPSGPGGARFPAPAPSVRTNGKMPAWFRKLGEPTASTFVPTESAPLPNRWLENSPLVALPSSAESQDDEDEDLLPRRLDHLLGEGEGGDEDKEREPQVSRSNETSSTATAADRWMAGGAFFSEDVGEDDAGTVPLADAARQHFLPRPPLAVCRRFLSRYGHRLRKGASRSVDRERGRRPSVASPVEDRLPAAARRRASSPLVLCPVK, encoded by the exons ATGTTTGACAGCGACTACTACGTATTTGATTGGCGGTTTGAAACGGTGTTCCTCTGCATCTGTTGTGATAGGGTTGATAGGCTCGTCGATGATTGGTGGATAGAAGGGCTATGCGAGTGCCTCGAAATTTCAAAAGTGTTTACGCTAGCCATGCTTGAAAAGTGTCTCGCTGTCGACAAAGCCAAAAACGGCAACATGGCGGAGAGCGAGGACGGCGCCGGTTCTTTCCGCGTCGTCAAGACCGACTTTGCGGCGGCAACGAAAAGCCGGCAGAGCTCACGCAAAACTTCCAAAAGTCGG GTGGCGCTGGAAAAAGTTTTGGGCGTcagcaccagcagcagcagcgccTTGGCGTCGGACCCCAACTCCGGCCTAGTGGCCTACCTCGCGGG GTGCGTGGTGGTCCTGCTCCATCCGCAGCTCAAGACGCAGCGTCACATCGTCAACACGTCCCG CAAACCTTTCAGCGCTATGGCCTTCTCCGGCGACGGGAAACATCTGGTCACGGGAGAG AGCGGTCACCTGCCACGCGTGCGCGTGTGGCCGTCGGACGGCGGCGTGGAAACCGCCAGCGTCCAGAACCACAAGTGCGCCGTTTCCTGCGTGGCCTTCTCCCCCGACGGCGCCTATGTGGTCTCCGTGGGCTCCGCGTACGACATGACGGTGTGCGTCTGGGACTGGAAG AAGGGCTCCGTCCTGGCGTCCAACAAAGTGTCCAGCGGCGTGTCGGCCGTCTCCTTCTCCGAGGACGGCGGCTACTTTGTCACCGCTGGCAAGCGCCACGTCAAATTCTGGTACCTGGACACCTCCAGGGAGCGGCAG GTCAACGGCACGGTGCCCCTGATGGGTCGCCCGGCCCTGCTGGGCGAGCGACAGGAAGCCGTCTTCGTCGGAGTGGCCTGCGGCCGCGGCCCGTCCGCGCCTTTCACCTACGCCGTCACCGAGTCGGGCCTGCTGTGTCGCTTCGACGCCGAGCGCCGCCTGGAAGCCTGGGTGCCGCTGGAG GCCGCGTGCGCGCGCAGCATGGCCGCCGGCAACGACCGCGTCTTCTGCGGCTGCTCCGACGGTTTGGTGCGCGTCTTTGAGCCGATGGACCTGCGCTACGTCGCCACCTTGCCCTGTCCGCACCGCCTCGGAGCGTCACCCGG GCCTCCCGACGCGGTGGCGCTGACCTTTAACCCCGCCCTCCACCACCTAACCTGCGTGTTCTCGGACCGCAGCCTTTACGTTTGGGACGTGAGCCAGCCCCGGGTGGCCGCCGCCGTCCACTCGGCCGTCTACCACGGCGCCTCCGTCTGGAGCCTTCAG GTGTGTCCGTCGCCGTCGTCCTCCTTCCTCACGTGCTCGTCGGACGGCACCGTCAGGCAGTGGCGGCCCGACCTCTCCGGCGAG GACCTTCTGAGGACTTTCTCCGGGGAGGACGGCTGCCGGACGGAGCTCCGGGTCCTGGCCTTGAGTCCCGACGGACGCCGGCTGGCCACCGGAGACCGCCGCGGAACGCTGCG GATCTACGACTGGGAATCCCCGGAGCGGCCGGTCAAAATCGAGGCTCACGACTCGGAGATTTTGGCTCTGGATTTCTCGCCGGCGTGGGCGG GAGGCCGTCTGCTGGCCAGCGCCGGCAGGGACCGTCTCGTCCGCGTCTTCGACGCCGACGCCGACTACCGGCCGGAGCGGACCCTGGGCGACCACTCGGCGGCCGTGCTCGCCGTCAAGTTTGCGG GGGGTGGCGCGCGCCTCCGCCTGGTGACCTGCGGGGCCGACAAAAGCATCTACTTCTACTCGTGCCGACGG ACGGGGCGGGCCCTGTCCTTGGACAGGACGCGCCACCTGGTGGAGAAGACGGCGCTGCACGACATGGACCTGGCGGCGTCCCAGATGCGCGTCGCCGTCGCCTGTCAGGACAGAACGGTCCG GCTGTATGATGCCATGACGGGGAAGCTGAGCAAATGTTTGCGGGGCCTGAAAGGAGCGCCGCTCAAG GTCCGCCTGGATCCGTCCGGTTCGCTGCTGGCCGTCGGCTGCGCCGACAAGAACATCTGCGTTTTGGACATCCGCTCCGGAGAGCACCTCGCCACGCTAGCGGGACACTCAG AGCCGGTGAGCTGCTTGAGCTTTAGCGTGGACGGCCGCTTCCTGGCCAGCGCGTCGGGAGACGG ATGCGTGTCGGTGTGGCGACTGGAACTACccggcggcggtggcgccgCCGACGCCGAGGAGCGGCCCCGCGAGACGAGCGCCCTCATCAG GCGGGAAACCTTTTTGGTGAAGCCGGCTCACCGGACGCCGTCGGGGCCCGGGGGCGCTCGGTTCCCGGCGCCAGCGCCCTCCGTGCGCACCAACGGGAAGATGCCGGCCTGGTTCCGAAAACTG GGCGAGCCCACCGCCTCCACCTTCGTCCCGACGGAAAGCGCTCCGTTGCCCAATCGCTGGTTGGAAAACAGTCCTCTGGTGGCGTTGCCCAGTTCCGCCGAGAGCCAGGATGACGAGGACGAAGACTTGCTCCCGCGCCGTCTGGACCATCTTCTTGGGGAAGGGGAAGGGGGAGACGAAGACAAAGAGCGGGAGCCCCAGGTGAGCCGG TCGAATGAAACGTCATCGACGGCGACGGCGGCCGATCGATGGATGGCGGGCGGCGCCTTCTTCTCGGAGGACGTCGGCGAGGACGACGCCGGGACCGTCCCGCTCGCGG ACGCAGCGCGCCAACATTTCCTCCCCCGGCCGCCGCTCGCCGTCTGCAGACGCTTCCTGTCGCGTTACGGACACCGTCTCAG GAAAGGAGCGAGCCGCAGCGTGGACCGGGAGAGAGGCCGTCGCCCGAGCGTGGCCTCTCCGGTGGAGGACCGGCTCCCCGCCGCCGCTCGACGGCGCGCCTCCTCGCCGCTCGTCCTCTGCCCCGTCAAGTGA
- the wdr62 gene encoding WD repeat-containing protein 62 isoform X3, which yields MFDSDYYVFDWRFETVFLCICCDRVDRLVDDWWIEGLCECLEISKVFTLAMLEKCLAVDKAKNGNMAESEDGAGSFRVVKTDFAAATKSRQSSRKTSKSRVALEKVLGVSTSSSSALASDPNSGLVAYLAGCVVVLLHPQLKTQRHIVNTSRKPFSAMAFSGDGKHLVTGESGHLPRVRVWPSDGGVETASVQNHKCAVSCVAFSPDGAYVVSVGSAYDMTVCVWDWKKGSVLASNKVSSGVSAVSFSEDGGYFVTAGKRHVKFWYLDTSRERQVNGTVPLMGRPALLGERQEAVFVGVACGRGPSAPFTYAVTESGLLCRFDAERRLEAWVPLEAACARSMAAGNDRVFCGCSDGLVRVFEPMDLRYVATLPCPHRLGASPGPPDAVALTFNPALHHLTCVFSDRSLYVWDVSQPRVAAAVHSAVYHGASVWSLQVCPSPSSSFLTCSSDGTVRQWRPDLSGEDLLRTFSGEDGCRTELRVLALSPDGRRLATGDRRGTLRIYDWESPERPVKIEAHDSEILALDFSPAWAGGRLLASAGRDRLVRVFDADADYRPERTLGDHSAAVLAVKFAGGGARLRLVTCGADKSIYFYSCRRTGRALSLDRTRHLVEKTALHDMDLAASQMRVAVACQDRTVRLYDAMTGKLSKCLRGLKGAPLKVRLDPSGSLLAVGCADKNICVLDIRSGEHLATLAGHSEPVSCLSFSVDGRFLASASGDGCVSVWRLELPGGGGAADAEERPRETSALIRRETFLVKPAHRTPSGPGGARFPAPAPSVRTNGKMPAWFRKLQGEPTASTFVPTESAPLPNRWLENSPLVALPSSAESQDDEDEDLLPRRLDHLLGEGEGGDEDKEREPQSNETSSTATAADRWMAGGAFFSEDVGEDDAGTVPLADAARQHFLPRPPLAVCRRFLSRYGHRLRKGASRSVDRERGRRPSVASPVEDRLPAAARRRASSPLVLCPVK from the exons ATGTTTGACAGCGACTACTACGTATTTGATTGGCGGTTTGAAACGGTGTTCCTCTGCATCTGTTGTGATAGGGTTGATAGGCTCGTCGATGATTGGTGGATAGAAGGGCTATGCGAGTGCCTCGAAATTTCAAAAGTGTTTACGCTAGCCATGCTTGAAAAGTGTCTCGCTGTCGACAAAGCCAAAAACGGCAACATGGCGGAGAGCGAGGACGGCGCCGGTTCTTTCCGCGTCGTCAAGACCGACTTTGCGGCGGCAACGAAAAGCCGGCAGAGCTCACGCAAAACTTCCAAAAGTCGG GTGGCGCTGGAAAAAGTTTTGGGCGTcagcaccagcagcagcagcgccTTGGCGTCGGACCCCAACTCCGGCCTAGTGGCCTACCTCGCGGG GTGCGTGGTGGTCCTGCTCCATCCGCAGCTCAAGACGCAGCGTCACATCGTCAACACGTCCCG CAAACCTTTCAGCGCTATGGCCTTCTCCGGCGACGGGAAACATCTGGTCACGGGAGAG AGCGGTCACCTGCCACGCGTGCGCGTGTGGCCGTCGGACGGCGGCGTGGAAACCGCCAGCGTCCAGAACCACAAGTGCGCCGTTTCCTGCGTGGCCTTCTCCCCCGACGGCGCCTATGTGGTCTCCGTGGGCTCCGCGTACGACATGACGGTGTGCGTCTGGGACTGGAAG AAGGGCTCCGTCCTGGCGTCCAACAAAGTGTCCAGCGGCGTGTCGGCCGTCTCCTTCTCCGAGGACGGCGGCTACTTTGTCACCGCTGGCAAGCGCCACGTCAAATTCTGGTACCTGGACACCTCCAGGGAGCGGCAG GTCAACGGCACGGTGCCCCTGATGGGTCGCCCGGCCCTGCTGGGCGAGCGACAGGAAGCCGTCTTCGTCGGAGTGGCCTGCGGCCGCGGCCCGTCCGCGCCTTTCACCTACGCCGTCACCGAGTCGGGCCTGCTGTGTCGCTTCGACGCCGAGCGCCGCCTGGAAGCCTGGGTGCCGCTGGAG GCCGCGTGCGCGCGCAGCATGGCCGCCGGCAACGACCGCGTCTTCTGCGGCTGCTCCGACGGTTTGGTGCGCGTCTTTGAGCCGATGGACCTGCGCTACGTCGCCACCTTGCCCTGTCCGCACCGCCTCGGAGCGTCACCCGG GCCTCCCGACGCGGTGGCGCTGACCTTTAACCCCGCCCTCCACCACCTAACCTGCGTGTTCTCGGACCGCAGCCTTTACGTTTGGGACGTGAGCCAGCCCCGGGTGGCCGCCGCCGTCCACTCGGCCGTCTACCACGGCGCCTCCGTCTGGAGCCTTCAG GTGTGTCCGTCGCCGTCGTCCTCCTTCCTCACGTGCTCGTCGGACGGCACCGTCAGGCAGTGGCGGCCCGACCTCTCCGGCGAG GACCTTCTGAGGACTTTCTCCGGGGAGGACGGCTGCCGGACGGAGCTCCGGGTCCTGGCCTTGAGTCCCGACGGACGCCGGCTGGCCACCGGAGACCGCCGCGGAACGCTGCG GATCTACGACTGGGAATCCCCGGAGCGGCCGGTCAAAATCGAGGCTCACGACTCGGAGATTTTGGCTCTGGATTTCTCGCCGGCGTGGGCGG GAGGCCGTCTGCTGGCCAGCGCCGGCAGGGACCGTCTCGTCCGCGTCTTCGACGCCGACGCCGACTACCGGCCGGAGCGGACCCTGGGCGACCACTCGGCGGCCGTGCTCGCCGTCAAGTTTGCGG GGGGTGGCGCGCGCCTCCGCCTGGTGACCTGCGGGGCCGACAAAAGCATCTACTTCTACTCGTGCCGACGG ACGGGGCGGGCCCTGTCCTTGGACAGGACGCGCCACCTGGTGGAGAAGACGGCGCTGCACGACATGGACCTGGCGGCGTCCCAGATGCGCGTCGCCGTCGCCTGTCAGGACAGAACGGTCCG GCTGTATGATGCCATGACGGGGAAGCTGAGCAAATGTTTGCGGGGCCTGAAAGGAGCGCCGCTCAAG GTCCGCCTGGATCCGTCCGGTTCGCTGCTGGCCGTCGGCTGCGCCGACAAGAACATCTGCGTTTTGGACATCCGCTCCGGAGAGCACCTCGCCACGCTAGCGGGACACTCAG AGCCGGTGAGCTGCTTGAGCTTTAGCGTGGACGGCCGCTTCCTGGCCAGCGCGTCGGGAGACGG ATGCGTGTCGGTGTGGCGACTGGAACTACccggcggcggtggcgccgCCGACGCCGAGGAGCGGCCCCGCGAGACGAGCGCCCTCATCAG GCGGGAAACCTTTTTGGTGAAGCCGGCTCACCGGACGCCGTCGGGGCCCGGGGGCGCTCGGTTCCCGGCGCCAGCGCCCTCCGTGCGCACCAACGGGAAGATGCCGGCCTGGTTCCGAAAACTG CAGGGCGAGCCCACCGCCTCCACCTTCGTCCCGACGGAAAGCGCTCCGTTGCCCAATCGCTGGTTGGAAAACAGTCCTCTGGTGGCGTTGCCCAGTTCCGCCGAGAGCCAGGATGACGAGGACGAAGACTTGCTCCCGCGCCGTCTGGACCATCTTCTTGGGGAAGGGGAAGGGGGAGACGAAGACAAAGAGCGGGAGCCCCAG TCGAATGAAACGTCATCGACGGCGACGGCGGCCGATCGATGGATGGCGGGCGGCGCCTTCTTCTCGGAGGACGTCGGCGAGGACGACGCCGGGACCGTCCCGCTCGCGG ACGCAGCGCGCCAACATTTCCTCCCCCGGCCGCCGCTCGCCGTCTGCAGACGCTTCCTGTCGCGTTACGGACACCGTCTCAG GAAAGGAGCGAGCCGCAGCGTGGACCGGGAGAGAGGCCGTCGCCCGAGCGTGGCCTCTCCGGTGGAGGACCGGCTCCCCGCCGCCGCTCGACGGCGCGCCTCCTCGCCGCTCGTCCTCTGCCCCGTCAAGTGA
- the wdr62 gene encoding WD repeat-containing protein 62 isoform X1 — translation MFDSDYYVFDWRFETVFLCICCDRVDRLVDDWWIEGLCECLEISKVFTLAMLEKCLAVDKAKNGNMAESEDGAGSFRVVKTDFAAATKSRQSSRKTSKSRVALEKVLGVSTSSSSALASDPNSGLVAYLAGCVVVLLHPQLKTQRHIVNTSRKPFSAMAFSGDGKHLVTGESGHLPRVRVWPSDGGVETASVQNHKCAVSCVAFSPDGAYVVSVGSAYDMTVCVWDWKKGSVLASNKVSSGVSAVSFSEDGGYFVTAGKRHVKFWYLDTSRERQVNGTVPLMGRPALLGERQEAVFVGVACGRGPSAPFTYAVTESGLLCRFDAERRLEAWVPLEAACARSMAAGNDRVFCGCSDGLVRVFEPMDLRYVATLPCPHRLGASPGPPDAVALTFNPALHHLTCVFSDRSLYVWDVSQPRVAAAVHSAVYHGASVWSLQVCPSPSSSFLTCSSDGTVRQWRPDLSGEDLLRTFSGEDGCRTELRVLALSPDGRRLATGDRRGTLRIYDWESPERPVKIEAHDSEILALDFSPAWAGGRLLASAGRDRLVRVFDADADYRPERTLGDHSAAVLAVKFAGGGARLRLVTCGADKSIYFYSCRRTGRALSLDRTRHLVEKTALHDMDLAASQMRVAVACQDRTVRLYDAMTGKLSKCLRGLKGAPLKVRLDPSGSLLAVGCADKNICVLDIRSGEHLATLAGHSEPVSCLSFSVDGRFLASASGDGCVSVWRLELPGGGGAADAEERPRETSALIRRETFLVKPAHRTPSGPGGARFPAPAPSVRTNGKMPAWFRKLQGEPTASTFVPTESAPLPNRWLENSPLVALPSSAESQDDEDEDLLPRRLDHLLGEGEGGDEDKEREPQVSRSNETSSTATAADRWMAGGAFFSEDVGEDDAGTVPLADAARQHFLPRPPLAVCRRFLSRYGHRLRKGASRSVDRERGRRPSVASPVEDRLPAAARRRASSPLVLCPVK, via the exons ATGTTTGACAGCGACTACTACGTATTTGATTGGCGGTTTGAAACGGTGTTCCTCTGCATCTGTTGTGATAGGGTTGATAGGCTCGTCGATGATTGGTGGATAGAAGGGCTATGCGAGTGCCTCGAAATTTCAAAAGTGTTTACGCTAGCCATGCTTGAAAAGTGTCTCGCTGTCGACAAAGCCAAAAACGGCAACATGGCGGAGAGCGAGGACGGCGCCGGTTCTTTCCGCGTCGTCAAGACCGACTTTGCGGCGGCAACGAAAAGCCGGCAGAGCTCACGCAAAACTTCCAAAAGTCGG GTGGCGCTGGAAAAAGTTTTGGGCGTcagcaccagcagcagcagcgccTTGGCGTCGGACCCCAACTCCGGCCTAGTGGCCTACCTCGCGGG GTGCGTGGTGGTCCTGCTCCATCCGCAGCTCAAGACGCAGCGTCACATCGTCAACACGTCCCG CAAACCTTTCAGCGCTATGGCCTTCTCCGGCGACGGGAAACATCTGGTCACGGGAGAG AGCGGTCACCTGCCACGCGTGCGCGTGTGGCCGTCGGACGGCGGCGTGGAAACCGCCAGCGTCCAGAACCACAAGTGCGCCGTTTCCTGCGTGGCCTTCTCCCCCGACGGCGCCTATGTGGTCTCCGTGGGCTCCGCGTACGACATGACGGTGTGCGTCTGGGACTGGAAG AAGGGCTCCGTCCTGGCGTCCAACAAAGTGTCCAGCGGCGTGTCGGCCGTCTCCTTCTCCGAGGACGGCGGCTACTTTGTCACCGCTGGCAAGCGCCACGTCAAATTCTGGTACCTGGACACCTCCAGGGAGCGGCAG GTCAACGGCACGGTGCCCCTGATGGGTCGCCCGGCCCTGCTGGGCGAGCGACAGGAAGCCGTCTTCGTCGGAGTGGCCTGCGGCCGCGGCCCGTCCGCGCCTTTCACCTACGCCGTCACCGAGTCGGGCCTGCTGTGTCGCTTCGACGCCGAGCGCCGCCTGGAAGCCTGGGTGCCGCTGGAG GCCGCGTGCGCGCGCAGCATGGCCGCCGGCAACGACCGCGTCTTCTGCGGCTGCTCCGACGGTTTGGTGCGCGTCTTTGAGCCGATGGACCTGCGCTACGTCGCCACCTTGCCCTGTCCGCACCGCCTCGGAGCGTCACCCGG GCCTCCCGACGCGGTGGCGCTGACCTTTAACCCCGCCCTCCACCACCTAACCTGCGTGTTCTCGGACCGCAGCCTTTACGTTTGGGACGTGAGCCAGCCCCGGGTGGCCGCCGCCGTCCACTCGGCCGTCTACCACGGCGCCTCCGTCTGGAGCCTTCAG GTGTGTCCGTCGCCGTCGTCCTCCTTCCTCACGTGCTCGTCGGACGGCACCGTCAGGCAGTGGCGGCCCGACCTCTCCGGCGAG GACCTTCTGAGGACTTTCTCCGGGGAGGACGGCTGCCGGACGGAGCTCCGGGTCCTGGCCTTGAGTCCCGACGGACGCCGGCTGGCCACCGGAGACCGCCGCGGAACGCTGCG GATCTACGACTGGGAATCCCCGGAGCGGCCGGTCAAAATCGAGGCTCACGACTCGGAGATTTTGGCTCTGGATTTCTCGCCGGCGTGGGCGG GAGGCCGTCTGCTGGCCAGCGCCGGCAGGGACCGTCTCGTCCGCGTCTTCGACGCCGACGCCGACTACCGGCCGGAGCGGACCCTGGGCGACCACTCGGCGGCCGTGCTCGCCGTCAAGTTTGCGG GGGGTGGCGCGCGCCTCCGCCTGGTGACCTGCGGGGCCGACAAAAGCATCTACTTCTACTCGTGCCGACGG ACGGGGCGGGCCCTGTCCTTGGACAGGACGCGCCACCTGGTGGAGAAGACGGCGCTGCACGACATGGACCTGGCGGCGTCCCAGATGCGCGTCGCCGTCGCCTGTCAGGACAGAACGGTCCG GCTGTATGATGCCATGACGGGGAAGCTGAGCAAATGTTTGCGGGGCCTGAAAGGAGCGCCGCTCAAG GTCCGCCTGGATCCGTCCGGTTCGCTGCTGGCCGTCGGCTGCGCCGACAAGAACATCTGCGTTTTGGACATCCGCTCCGGAGAGCACCTCGCCACGCTAGCGGGACACTCAG AGCCGGTGAGCTGCTTGAGCTTTAGCGTGGACGGCCGCTTCCTGGCCAGCGCGTCGGGAGACGG ATGCGTGTCGGTGTGGCGACTGGAACTACccggcggcggtggcgccgCCGACGCCGAGGAGCGGCCCCGCGAGACGAGCGCCCTCATCAG GCGGGAAACCTTTTTGGTGAAGCCGGCTCACCGGACGCCGTCGGGGCCCGGGGGCGCTCGGTTCCCGGCGCCAGCGCCCTCCGTGCGCACCAACGGGAAGATGCCGGCCTGGTTCCGAAAACTG CAGGGCGAGCCCACCGCCTCCACCTTCGTCCCGACGGAAAGCGCTCCGTTGCCCAATCGCTGGTTGGAAAACAGTCCTCTGGTGGCGTTGCCCAGTTCCGCCGAGAGCCAGGATGACGAGGACGAAGACTTGCTCCCGCGCCGTCTGGACCATCTTCTTGGGGAAGGGGAAGGGGGAGACGAAGACAAAGAGCGGGAGCCCCAGGTGAGCCGG TCGAATGAAACGTCATCGACGGCGACGGCGGCCGATCGATGGATGGCGGGCGGCGCCTTCTTCTCGGAGGACGTCGGCGAGGACGACGCCGGGACCGTCCCGCTCGCGG ACGCAGCGCGCCAACATTTCCTCCCCCGGCCGCCGCTCGCCGTCTGCAGACGCTTCCTGTCGCGTTACGGACACCGTCTCAG GAAAGGAGCGAGCCGCAGCGTGGACCGGGAGAGAGGCCGTCGCCCGAGCGTGGCCTCTCCGGTGGAGGACCGGCTCCCCGCCGCCGCTCGACGGCGCGCCTCCTCGCCGCTCGTCCTCTGCCCCGTCAAGTGA
- the LOC144083170 gene encoding S-arrestin-like — protein MNPLAVTLAQCSIKTSHFRPGVRPRVLSPRQRPTRRDAAVSGLAPRCAINPDGLGWRFCAFGHWETLVLRMSPKLVVFKKVSRDKSVAIYMANRDFVDHGDHVDPVDGVIVVDASQLKDKRVYVTLSCTFRYGRRGDDVMGVALQRDLFALSRQVYPPPVDGRRRVGGPIQEKLLAKLGPDAFPFFLELPDNLPNSVTLQPAPSDVGKKCAVEFQVKAFCADASQQHAADKRSCVELAIRKIQRAPPRDVEASPAADTTFHFLLSDQPLGVKLRLAKETFYHGEPVCADVAIANSSNRTVKDISLSVEQVTNVILYSDDKYVKTVAREETGDGAAPGSSWIKSYALYPRLEPNKERRGLALDGHLKHQDTNLASSSVVKPEVLKELQGMLVSYRMILKMTAAGPLGSSEVRVELPFKLMHPQGRAAKESECDDITFRDFKRSYLRGVIGEDLDDDDEEEEEQDRDQDRP, from the exons ATGAATCCTTTGGCCGTCACGTTGGCTCAATGTTCAATAAAGACGTCCCACTTCCGTCCTGGCGTCCGTCCTCGCGTCCTTTCTCCGCGTCAGCGACCGACAAGGAGAGACGCGGCCGTAAGCGGCTTAGCCCCGCGATGCGCTATAAATCCAGACGGACTGGGCTGGCGCTTCTGCGCTTTTGGACATTGGGAGACGCTCGTCCTCAGAATGAGTCCTAAACTGGTCGTTTTCAAGAAAGTCTCTCGGGACAAGTCG GTGGCCATCTACATGGCCAACAGGGACTTTGTGGACCACGGCGACCACGTGGATCCCGTCG ACGGGGTGATCGTGGTGGACGCGTCGCAGCTGAAAGACAAACGAG TCTACGTCACGCTGTCGTGCACCTTCCGCTACGGGCGGCGCGGCGACGACGTGATGGGCGTGGCCCTCCAGCGGGACCTCTTTGCGCTCAGCCGCCAGGTGTATCCGCCGCCGGTGGACGGGCGGCGCCGCGTGGGCGGCCCCATTCAGGAGAAGCTGCTGGCCAAACTGGGGCCCGACGCCTTCCCCTTCTTCCTGGAG CTCCCGGACAACCTGCCCAACTCGGTCACGCTGCAGCCGGCGCCGTCGGACGTGGGAAAG AAATGCGCCGTGGAGTTCCAGGTCAAGGCCTTCTGCGCGGACGCTTCGCAACAGCACGCCGCTGACAAACG GAGTTGCGTGGAGCTGGCCATCCGTAAGATCCAGCGCGCTCCCCCCCGAGACGTGGAGGCGTCGCCGGCGGCCGACACCACCTTCCACTTCCTCCTGTCGGACCAACCGCTCGGCGTCAAACTCCGTCTGGCCAAAGAG ACGTTCTACCACGGCGAGCCGGTCTGCGCCGACGTGGCCATCGCCAACTCCTCCAACCGGACCGTGAAGGACATCAGCTTGTCAG TGGAGCAGGTCACCAACGTCATCCTCTACTCCGACGACAAATACGTCAAGACGGTGGCCAGAGAGGAAACCGG CGATGGCGCGGCGCCGGGCTCCAGCTGGATCAAGTCGTACGCCCTGTACCCGCGCCTGGAGCCCAACAAGGAGCGACGGGGCCTGGCCCTGGACGGCCACCTCAAGCACCAAGACACCAACCTGGCCTCCTCCAGCGT GGTCAAGCCGGAGGTGCTGAAGGAGCTTCAGGGCATGCTGGTGTCCTACAGGATGATCTTGAAGATGACGGCCGCGGG GCCTCTGGGATCCAG CGAAGTGCGCGTGGAGCTCCCGTTCAAATTGATGCACCCTCAAGGCCGAGCGG CCAAGGAGAGCGAGTGTGACGACATCACTTTCCGAGATTTCAAACGCTCTTATCTCCGCGGCGTCATCGGAGAAGACCTAGACGACgatgacgaggaggaggaggaacagGACCGGGACCAGGACCGACCCTAA